A genomic segment from Pollutimonas thiosulfatoxidans encodes:
- a CDS encoding lysophospholipid acyltransferase family protein, giving the protein MIGIALFSARIVFVAVWVLLGLASVMLVFPLAGSRLRAAMTLWWSRILMVFCGVRMRVVGEPCREGPVLWAANHVSWVDIFVLNSVRPTAFIAKSDIRKWPLLGWLVAGAGTVFIERGRRHAVRAVGREMKLRFERGEVIGLFPEGTTSSGYDVAPFHSSLFDAAIRAGVDIQPVALRFFHRGQRSDVVAFVGEQTLMQNLWCLLSRTGTEVEVCFLPIMAADHCDAEGRAHIAARAHGAIRARVVEQAMAGQS; this is encoded by the coding sequence ATGATCGGTATCGCGCTGTTTTCTGCTCGTATTGTGTTTGTCGCGGTGTGGGTATTGCTGGGCCTGGCCTCCGTGATGTTGGTTTTTCCGCTGGCAGGTTCGCGGCTGCGCGCCGCGATGACGCTGTGGTGGTCCAGGATCCTGATGGTCTTTTGCGGGGTGCGCATGCGCGTGGTCGGCGAGCCCTGCCGCGAGGGGCCGGTATTGTGGGCGGCCAATCACGTTTCTTGGGTCGATATCTTCGTGCTTAACAGCGTGCGCCCAACCGCCTTCATTGCCAAGAGCGACATCCGCAAATGGCCGCTCCTTGGGTGGCTGGTCGCGGGCGCCGGTACCGTCTTCATCGAGCGCGGGCGCCGCCATGCGGTCAGGGCGGTCGGGCGCGAAATGAAGTTGCGGTTCGAGCGTGGCGAAGTCATCGGGCTGTTTCCGGAAGGCACAACCTCGTCGGGCTACGACGTTGCGCCGTTTCACTCCAGCCTGTTTGATGCGGCGATCCGCGCGGGCGTGGACATACAACCTGTTGCCTTACGTTTCTTTCACCGGGGGCAACGCAGCGATGTTGTCGCCTTTGTCGGCGAGCAAACTCTGATGCAGAATCTTTGGTGCTTGTTAAGCAGGACGGGTACCGAGGTGGAAGTCTGTTTTCTGCCCATCATGGCAGCGGACCATTGCGACGCCGAAGGGCGTGCGCATATTGCCGCGCGGGCCCATGGCGCCATACGGGCACGGGTTGTCGAACAGGCGATGGCCGGTCAGTCTTGA
- the thiE gene encoding thiamine phosphate synthase — translation MTSDKHLRFPAGLYGVTPEWDDTDTLLQAISSAASGGMTALQWRRKTISPEARLSQARRVVEHCRKLGVVSIINDDWRLAALVDADGVHLGREDGSLVEARLAMGPGKLMGCSCYNDLALAAQTLDADVDYIAFGAMYPSSVKPEAVRATLEQLRLGRALVENIATRPRPAVVAIGGITADNAAPLVEAGADSIALISGLFGSNDIAATAARCSALFA, via the coding sequence ATGACCAGCGACAAGCATTTGCGATTTCCAGCTGGTCTTTATGGCGTGACGCCTGAATGGGACGACACCGACACTTTGCTGCAAGCCATCAGTTCGGCGGCGTCGGGCGGGATGACGGCGCTGCAGTGGCGCCGTAAGACCATCAGCCCTGAAGCGCGCTTGTCCCAGGCCAGGCGGGTGGTCGAGCATTGCCGCAAGCTGGGCGTCGTCAGCATCATCAATGACGACTGGCGACTGGCAGCCCTGGTGGATGCCGATGGCGTACATCTGGGACGTGAAGACGGCAGTCTGGTCGAGGCGCGCCTGGCCATGGGGCCGGGCAAGCTTATGGGGTGTTCATGCTATAACGACCTCGCGCTGGCGGCCCAGACGCTGGACGCCGACGTAGACTACATAGCCTTTGGCGCCATGTATCCATCCAGCGTCAAGCCTGAGGCAGTGCGCGCTACGCTTGAGCAATTGCGGCTGGGTCGCGCGCTGGTCGAAAACATCGCCACACGGCCCCGGCCTGCCGTCGTCGCCATCGGCGGCATCACTGCCGACAATGCCGCGCCGCTCGTTGAGGCCGGCGCTGACAGTATCGCCCTGATCAGCGGACTGTTCGGCAGCAACGACATTGCCGCCACCGCTGCACGCTGCTCGGCCCTGTTTGCCTGA
- the hemL gene encoding glutamate-1-semialdehyde 2,1-aminomutase, with the protein MSRNSQLFERALQTIPGGVNSPVRAFRSVGGSPRFIERAQGPYMWDAEGTRYIDYVGSWGPAILGHAHPEVIRAVQEAAVNGLSFGAPTEAEIEIAEAIVARIPSIEKVRLVSSGTEATMTAIRLARGATGRTKIVKFEGCYHGHADSLLVKAGSGMLTFGNPTSAGVPAEFIQHTMVLDYNRLEAAEAAFKQYGSEIACVIIEPIAGNMNLVKPLPGFLQGLRDLCTQYGALLIFDEVMTGFRVGPQGVQGLTGVTPDLTTLAKVIGGGMPVGAFGGRADIMEHIAPIGNVYQAGTLSGNPVAVAAGLVTLKLLSEPGFYERLGEQTRKLAEGLAERARAAGVAVCSDHVGGMFGLYFSEAVPHTFDEVSLANVERFKRFFHAMLIKGIYFAPSAFEAGFVSAAHDDATIQTTLDAAEEVFASLK; encoded by the coding sequence ATGTCCCGCAACAGCCAGCTTTTTGAACGCGCCCTTCAGACCATCCCGGGCGGCGTGAATTCTCCCGTGCGTGCCTTCCGATCGGTGGGTGGTTCGCCTCGCTTCATCGAACGCGCCCAAGGCCCTTATATGTGGGATGCCGAAGGCACTCGCTATATTGATTATGTCGGCTCCTGGGGGCCTGCCATCCTGGGGCATGCGCATCCCGAAGTCATACGCGCCGTACAAGAGGCAGCCGTGAACGGCTTGTCCTTCGGCGCGCCTACCGAAGCCGAGATCGAAATCGCCGAAGCCATCGTCGCGCGTATCCCGTCCATCGAAAAAGTACGGCTGGTAAGCTCCGGCACCGAAGCCACCATGACCGCCATCCGCCTCGCGCGCGGCGCGACCGGCAGAACCAAGATCGTTAAATTTGAAGGCTGCTATCACGGCCATGCAGACAGCCTGCTGGTCAAGGCCGGCTCGGGCATGCTGACCTTCGGCAACCCCACCTCCGCCGGCGTCCCGGCCGAATTCATCCAGCACACCATGGTGCTGGACTACAACCGCCTGGAAGCCGCCGAAGCAGCGTTCAAGCAGTACGGCAGCGAAATTGCCTGCGTCATCATCGAGCCCATTGCCGGCAACATGAACCTCGTCAAGCCGCTGCCCGGCTTCCTGCAAGGCCTGCGCGACCTGTGCACTCAGTACGGTGCGCTGCTGATCTTCGACGAAGTCATGACGGGCTTTCGCGTCGGACCGCAAGGCGTCCAGGGCCTCACCGGCGTCACACCCGACCTGACCACCCTGGCCAAAGTCATAGGCGGCGGCATGCCCGTAGGCGCCTTCGGCGGCCGGGCCGACATCATGGAACACATCGCCCCCATAGGCAATGTCTACCAGGCGGGCACCTTGTCCGGCAACCCCGTCGCCGTCGCCGCCGGCCTAGTCACACTGAAGCTGCTAAGCGAACCGGGCTTCTACGAACGCCTGGGCGAACAAACCCGCAAGCTCGCCGAAGGCCTGGCCGAGCGCGCCCGCGCAGCAGGCGTTGCCGTTTGCAGCGATCACGTCGGCGGCATGTTCGGCCTGTACTTCAGCGAGGCCGTCCCCCATACCTTCGACGAAGTCTCCCTGGCCAACGTTGAACGCTTCAAACGCTTCTTCCACGCCATGCTCATCAAAGGCATCTACTTCGCCCCCTCCGCCTTCGAAGCCGGCTTCGTCTCCGCCGCCCACGACGATGCCACCATCCAAACCACCCTGGACGCCGCCGAAGAGGTTTTCGCCAGCTTGAAGTAA
- a CDS encoding acyl-CoA dehydrogenase family protein: MRDASWLDWPFFDQKHHELAQSLEDWCAATLQNVDHSDTDAACRHLVAQLGRGGWLQFAVPQGPDGSWGGRWPQIDSRAVCILRETLARHDGLADFAFAMQGLGSGAISLAGSDALRQHYLPRVASGQAIAAFALSELDAGSDVAAMACAAVPDGDDYVLDGEKTWISNGGIADFYCVFARTGEAPGARGISAFVVDADTPGLTIADRIDVMAPHPLATLRFEACRIPRTQMLGAPGQGFKLAMMTLDIFRASVAAAALGFARRALDEALTRATSRKMFGQRLADLQLTQAALGDMACDIDAAALLTYRAAWLRDVKGVRTTREAAMAKMAATESAQRVIDRALQMFGGAGVVSGAPVEKLYREIRALRIYEGATEVQKLIIARELLKDLEAKQP; encoded by the coding sequence ATGCGCGACGCTAGCTGGCTGGACTGGCCGTTCTTCGATCAGAAGCATCACGAGCTGGCGCAAAGCCTGGAAGACTGGTGCGCCGCGACGCTGCAAAATGTGGACCACTCCGATACGGATGCGGCCTGCCGCCACCTGGTTGCCCAGTTGGGCCGCGGCGGGTGGTTGCAGTTTGCGGTCCCGCAAGGCCCGGATGGCAGTTGGGGCGGCCGTTGGCCTCAAATCGATTCGCGTGCTGTGTGTATTTTGCGCGAAACCCTGGCGCGCCACGATGGGCTGGCGGATTTCGCCTTCGCGATGCAGGGTTTGGGCAGTGGCGCCATTTCACTGGCTGGTAGCGATGCCTTGCGCCAGCACTATTTACCGCGCGTCGCCAGCGGCCAGGCCATTGCCGCTTTTGCCTTGTCCGAACTCGATGCCGGGTCCGATGTGGCGGCCATGGCATGCGCGGCCGTCCCTGACGGCGACGATTACGTGCTGGATGGTGAGAAAACCTGGATATCCAATGGTGGCATCGCAGACTTTTACTGCGTGTTTGCGCGGACAGGTGAAGCCCCGGGCGCGCGTGGCATCAGTGCCTTTGTGGTCGATGCCGACACGCCGGGCCTGACCATCGCCGATCGCATCGATGTGATGGCGCCGCATCCGCTGGCCACATTGCGCTTCGAGGCCTGCCGCATTCCGCGTACCCAGATGCTGGGCGCGCCGGGCCAGGGGTTCAAGCTGGCCATGATGACGCTGGATATCTTCCGCGCTTCGGTGGCGGCGGCGGCACTGGGGTTTGCTCGCCGTGCGCTGGACGAGGCGCTGACGCGGGCCACATCGCGCAAAATGTTCGGCCAGCGCCTGGCCGACTTGCAGCTTACTCAGGCCGCGCTGGGTGACATGGCTTGCGACATCGACGCTGCAGCCTTGCTGACCTACCGCGCGGCATGGCTGCGCGATGTCAAAGGTGTACGCACTACCCGCGAGGCCGCCATGGCGAAAATGGCAGCGACAGAGTCGGCGCAACGGGTCATTGACCGTGCGTTGCAGATGTTTGGCGGCGCCGGCGTCGTGTCGGGTGCGCCGGTCGAGAAGCTTTATCGAGAGATACGGGCGCTGCGCATCTATGAAGGCGCCACCGAAGTCCAAAAATTGATTATTGCGCGTGAACTATTAAAAGACCTGGAAGCCAAGCAGCCATAG
- a CDS encoding type II toxin-antitoxin system prevent-host-death family antitoxin, giving the protein MTSEAIDQLSFAPASEIKKQGWRGIMRSVSRTGKLVVTNHKQPEAVILSVPEYDRLMQLAHSAKNRTDDPLQALRERFDQRLSSLNAADAADQLRDLMNQPAALSGKVKAGASY; this is encoded by the coding sequence ATGACCTCTGAAGCGATCGATCAGCTAAGCTTCGCACCCGCCTCCGAAATAAAGAAACAAGGCTGGCGCGGCATCATGCGTAGCGTGTCAAGAACCGGGAAACTTGTAGTCACCAACCATAAGCAGCCCGAAGCAGTCATCCTGTCCGTCCCGGAATATGACCGCCTGATGCAACTGGCCCACAGCGCAAAAAATCGCACAGACGATCCTCTGCAAGCCCTGCGTGAACGCTTCGACCAGCGACTTTCCTCCCTGAACGCAGCCGACGCCGCCGACCAGTTGCGCGATCTAATGAACCAACCAGCCGCCCTATCCGGCAAAGTCAAAGCCGGCGCATCCTATTAA
- a CDS encoding AMP-binding protein, with the protein MEASAHTDTFARDHLPPLHEWPELLLDGNPDVAYPSRVNCAKALVDDLVEQGMGERVALRWQDGTERKTMTYRELMVLTNRIAHVLVQDMQLQPGNRILLRGPNNVMMAASWLAAIKAGLVTVPTMPLLRAGELKKAIDKAKIQAVLCDKRLAAEVERCMDENDPAYCADLKHLRYFHDEGADSLESLAAGKPAEFTSCDTAVDDICLIAFTSGTTGKPKGCMHFHRDVLAMCDTFSRHTLKMHADDVVCGTPPLAFTFGLGGLLCFPLRVGASTVLAEKLTPEQLLQTVQDFKVTMTFTAPTFYRKMAAQVSNYDLSSLKNSVSAGEALPDATRQLWKRATGIEMIDGIGGTEMIHVYVSSAGADVRRGAIGKVVPGYVAQVVDEAFKPVAPGVVGRLAVKGPTGCRYLDDERQRVFVQQGWNLPGDTFAMDEDGYLYYQARNDDMIISAGYNIAGPEVEGTLLLHDAVAECGVVGQPDEQRGMIVKAFVVLKPGYQGDEAMVKALQEHVKAAIAPYKYPRAIEFVDSLPRTETGKLQRFVLRKQATEQGITQ; encoded by the coding sequence ATGGAAGCATCCGCCCATACCGATACCTTTGCGCGGGACCACCTTCCGCCCCTACATGAATGGCCCGAATTGCTGCTGGACGGCAATCCCGACGTAGCCTATCCGTCGCGCGTCAATTGCGCGAAGGCGCTGGTCGACGACTTGGTCGAGCAGGGCATGGGCGAGCGCGTGGCCTTGCGGTGGCAAGATGGTACAGAGCGCAAGACCATGACTTACCGCGAACTCATGGTCTTGACCAACCGCATTGCGCATGTGCTGGTCCAGGACATGCAGCTGCAGCCGGGTAACCGGATCTTGCTGCGCGGCCCCAATAACGTGATGATGGCGGCCTCGTGGCTGGCCGCGATCAAGGCCGGCCTGGTTACTGTCCCCACCATGCCTTTGCTGCGCGCCGGCGAACTGAAAAAAGCCATCGACAAGGCAAAGATTCAGGCTGTGTTGTGCGACAAGCGTCTCGCTGCGGAAGTCGAGCGTTGCATGGACGAAAACGATCCGGCCTATTGCGCCGATCTGAAGCACTTGCGCTATTTCCACGATGAAGGGGCTGACAGCCTGGAGTCGTTGGCGGCCGGCAAGCCGGCCGAGTTCACCAGTTGCGACACGGCGGTCGATGACATCTGCTTGATCGCCTTTACCAGCGGCACCACGGGCAAACCCAAGGGCTGCATGCATTTTCATCGCGACGTGTTGGCCATGTGCGACACGTTTTCGCGCCACACGCTCAAGATGCATGCGGACGATGTGGTTTGCGGGACGCCGCCTTTGGCATTTACCTTTGGCTTGGGCGGGCTGTTGTGCTTTCCCTTGCGGGTGGGTGCCAGCACGGTGCTGGCCGAGAAGCTGACGCCCGAGCAGTTGCTGCAAACTGTCCAGGATTTCAAGGTGACGATGACCTTCACCGCTCCGACTTTCTATCGAAAAATGGCGGCGCAGGTCAGCAACTACGATCTTTCTTCGCTGAAGAATTCGGTGTCGGCGGGCGAAGCATTGCCCGATGCAACACGACAGTTATGGAAGCGAGCCACCGGTATCGAAATGATCGATGGCATAGGCGGCACCGAGATGATCCACGTGTACGTGTCCAGTGCCGGAGCCGATGTGCGGCGCGGCGCCATCGGCAAGGTGGTGCCCGGCTATGTCGCCCAGGTCGTGGATGAAGCGTTCAAGCCGGTGGCCCCGGGCGTGGTCGGTCGCCTGGCCGTGAAAGGCCCCACCGGTTGCCGCTATCTGGACGACGAGCGCCAGCGGGTGTTCGTCCAGCAGGGCTGGAATCTTCCGGGCGATACCTTTGCGATGGACGAAGACGGGTATCTGTACTATCAGGCCCGCAACGACGACATGATTATTTCGGCGGGCTACAACATTGCCGGCCCGGAAGTGGAGGGCACACTGCTGCTGCACGACGCCGTGGCCGAATGCGGGGTGGTCGGGCAGCCGGACGAGCAGCGCGGCATGATCGTCAAGGCTTTCGTGGTGCTCAAGCCGGGGTATCAGGGCGATGAGGCTATGGTCAAAGCCCTACAGGAGCACGTCAAGGCGGCGATCGCGCCCTATAAGTATCCGCGAGCTATCGAATTTGTGGACAGTCTGCCAAGGACTGAAACAGGAAAATTACAGCGCTTCGTTTTGCGCAAGCAAGCAACTGAACAAGGAATCACGCAATGA
- the ruvX gene encoding Holliday junction resolvase RuvX — protein MPDQTLLAFDYGTTKIGVAIGNTLTGRARPLDILYSVTRQQRFAAIAALFDEWRPDRVIVGLPLALDGQEQYASLRCRRFANQLHGRFGVDVVLVDERGSSMEAQELLGTHAPDDAVAAMVILQRYLDAYASSPDAVKA, from the coding sequence ATGCCTGACCAGACGCTGCTGGCCTTCGACTACGGCACCACCAAGATCGGGGTGGCCATTGGCAATACCCTTACCGGGCGCGCCCGGCCGCTGGATATCCTGTATTCGGTAACGCGCCAGCAGCGGTTTGCCGCTATCGCCGCCCTGTTTGACGAGTGGCGCCCCGATCGCGTCATCGTGGGGTTGCCGCTGGCGCTGGACGGGCAAGAACAATACGCCAGCCTGCGCTGTCGTCGCTTCGCCAATCAGTTGCATGGCCGGTTCGGCGTCGATGTCGTATTGGTCGACGAGCGCGGCTCCAGCATGGAGGCCCAAGAGCTACTGGGCACCCATGCGCCCGATGACGCGGTGGCCGCCATGGTCATCCTTCAGCGTTACCTGGATGCTTATGCGTCTTCGCCGGATGCCGTGAAGGCATGA
- a CDS encoding rubredoxin produces the protein MRTWMCLICGWIYDEETGLPEEGIAPGTLWEDVPPNWVCPECGARKEDFELIEV, from the coding sequence ATGCGTACCTGGATGTGTTTGATTTGTGGTTGGATCTATGATGAAGAAACGGGCCTGCCAGAAGAAGGGATAGCACCCGGAACTCTCTGGGAAGACGTACCCCCCAACTGGGTATGTCCCGAGTGCGGGGCCCGCAAGGAAGACTTCGAACTGATCGAGGTATAG
- a CDS encoding RidA family protein, whose protein sequence is MKILQPPSWVEPRGYANGIMTEMKVGSRLLFVGGQIGWNEQQEFETDDFAEQVGQTLRNIVAILKEGGAGPEHITRMTWYVCDKQEYVAALRDVGRHYREVIGRNFPAMTAVEVADLVEDRARVEIEVTAVVP, encoded by the coding sequence ATGAAGATTTTGCAGCCGCCCAGCTGGGTGGAGCCGCGCGGGTACGCCAACGGCATCATGACGGAAATGAAGGTGGGCAGCCGCCTGTTGTTTGTAGGCGGGCAGATCGGCTGGAACGAGCAGCAAGAGTTCGAGACGGATGATTTCGCCGAGCAGGTGGGCCAGACGCTGCGCAACATTGTTGCCATCCTGAAGGAGGGTGGTGCCGGGCCGGAGCATATTACGCGCATGACTTGGTATGTTTGCGACAAGCAGGAGTATGTTGCGGCGCTGCGTGATGTGGGGCGCCACTACCGGGAGGTGATAGGGCGGAATTTTCCGGCTATGACGGCGGTGGAGGTGGCTGATCTGGTGGAGGATAGGGCGCGGGTGGAGATTGAAGTGACGGCGGTTGTGCCTTGA
- a CDS encoding YkgJ family cysteine cluster protein produces MNCRERCGACCTAPSISSPIPGMPGGKPAGVRCVQLDDDEKCKIFGHPDRPAVCSSLKPSVVMCGESREQAMLWLGQLEEQTSPFGNK; encoded by the coding sequence ATGAATTGTCGAGAACGCTGCGGAGCATGCTGTACGGCGCCCTCCATCTCCAGCCCCATTCCAGGCATGCCTGGAGGAAAACCCGCCGGTGTTCGCTGCGTTCAGCTCGACGATGACGAGAAATGTAAAATTTTTGGGCATCCAGACCGACCTGCAGTTTGTAGCTCATTGAAGCCAAGCGTTGTGATGTGTGGTGAAAGCCGCGAACAGGCAATGCTTTGGCTGGGGCAGCTGGAAGAGCAAACCTCCCCGTTCGGTAATAAATAG
- a CDS encoding YqgE/AlgH family protein, which translates to MSTSAKRPDTASSVDLSQQLLVAMPGKVGGNLASTVIYVCEHTEHGALGLVINRPTDITVGDLLKRIDLDLSLEIGPVQDFPVFFGGPVQTDRGFVLHAPAGGYNSSIKLGEVALTTSRDVLQDVAKGKGPAQLLITLGYAGWGAGQLESEMSRNAWINVGATNDILFNTPFEERYEVALGQLGINPIMLAGDVGHA; encoded by the coding sequence ATGAGTACATCGGCTAAACGACCTGATACGGCATCCAGCGTCGACTTGTCCCAACAGCTTTTGGTAGCCATGCCGGGCAAGGTGGGTGGCAACCTGGCAAGTACTGTCATCTATGTGTGCGAACACACCGAGCATGGCGCCTTGGGGCTCGTCATTAACCGACCGACCGACATTACCGTGGGCGATCTGCTCAAGCGCATCGACCTCGACCTTTCGCTCGAGATCGGGCCTGTGCAGGACTTCCCCGTATTCTTTGGCGGGCCGGTCCAGACCGACCGCGGCTTCGTATTGCACGCACCGGCCGGCGGCTATAACTCCAGCATCAAGCTGGGCGAGGTTGCATTGACCACATCCCGCGATGTCTTGCAGGATGTCGCCAAAGGCAAGGGACCGGCCCAGCTGCTTATTACGCTGGGTTATGCCGGTTGGGGGGCGGGGCAACTCGAAAGCGAGATGTCGCGCAATGCCTGGATCAATGTGGGCGCTACCAACGACATTTTGTTCAACACGCCGTTCGAAGAACGCTACGAAGTCGCCTTGGGGCAATTGGGTATAAACCCAATCATGCTCGCGGGCGACGTGGGTCATGCCTGA
- a CDS encoding zeta toxin family protein — MPRPALYVLAGVNGAGKSSIGGYHLTQAGLAWFNPDTFARALVLENQYSQQDANAQAWQESVRRLDEAIQNLRSFAFETTLGGLTIAHKLQSATQTHDVMIWYCGLRSPEQHIARVKLRVTQGGHDIPETKIRERWNSSVQNLIALMPRLAHLRVYDNSHQVDIGAAIPDPLLLLELAQGRRRFPATIQEAANTPDWAKPILEAAFTLDSSRDLTM, encoded by the coding sequence ATGCCCAGGCCCGCCCTATACGTGCTGGCAGGCGTCAATGGCGCCGGGAAAAGCTCAATCGGTGGTTATCACCTAACGCAGGCCGGCCTCGCGTGGTTCAACCCAGATACCTTTGCCAGAGCTCTAGTATTGGAAAACCAATACAGCCAACAAGACGCCAACGCGCAAGCATGGCAAGAAAGCGTGCGCCGCCTCGATGAAGCCATCCAAAACCTGCGCTCTTTCGCTTTCGAAACCACACTGGGCGGACTAACCATCGCCCACAAGCTCCAATCTGCCACGCAAACCCACGACGTCATGATCTGGTATTGCGGCCTGCGCAGTCCCGAGCAACACATCGCCAGAGTCAAGTTGCGCGTAACCCAGGGAGGCCACGATATTCCCGAAACCAAAATTCGCGAACGCTGGAATAGCTCCGTACAGAACCTGATCGCCCTCATGCCAAGGCTTGCGCACCTACGCGTCTACGACAACAGCCATCAAGTCGACATAGGCGCCGCCATCCCCGACCCCCTCCTGCTGCTTGAACTCGCGCAAGGTCGACGACGGTTCCCCGCCACAATACAAGAGGCAGCCAACACCCCCGACTGGGCAAAGCCAATACTCGAAGCGGCCTTCACCCTCGACAGCTCGCGCGATCTAACCATGTAA
- the thiD gene encoding bifunctional hydroxymethylpyrimidine kinase/phosphomethylpyrimidine kinase, whose protein sequence is MLIFGPYDPSGASSLPADAVTCASLGCHPLSTVTAILVQDTAGVEDIQPVSPELIDDQARCLLEDMKVQAIKVGPIYTTESASVLAQIAADYSHVPLVLHLDRLPDESLAEDLHTEDVLLAVCELLLPQTDLVVIDHNLLAQWHTEGVFEDSDAESPTDALLEYGAKWVLSTGAPLRPGHYSHSLRGQSGETGDWPWQPPTTRLTDPDSLLSCAITTQLAHGQPMQAAVANAIASCGNAAARWLQPGMGHRLIDRTTP, encoded by the coding sequence GTGCTTATTTTCGGCCCTTACGACCCCAGCGGCGCCAGTAGCCTGCCTGCCGACGCGGTTACCTGCGCTTCGCTGGGCTGCCACCCGCTAAGCACGGTAACGGCTATTTTGGTGCAAGACACCGCCGGCGTCGAAGACATCCAGCCGGTGTCGCCCGAACTGATTGACGACCAGGCCCGCTGTCTGCTTGAAGACATGAAGGTGCAGGCGATCAAGGTCGGGCCAATTTATACAACGGAATCAGCCAGCGTGCTTGCGCAGATAGCCGCCGACTACAGCCACGTCCCGCTGGTGCTGCATCTGGATCGCCTGCCCGACGAATCGCTTGCCGAAGACCTGCATACCGAAGACGTGCTGCTGGCCGTCTGCGAGTTGCTGCTTCCCCAGACCGATCTTGTCGTGATCGACCACAACCTGCTTGCCCAATGGCACACCGAAGGCGTGTTTGAAGACAGCGACGCCGAAAGCCCCACCGACGCCTTGCTCGAGTACGGCGCAAAATGGGTGCTAAGTACCGGCGCACCCTTGCGACCGGGCCATTACAGCCATTCCCTGCGAGGCCAAAGCGGAGAGACCGGCGATTGGCCCTGGCAGCCGCCCACCACCCGACTGACCGACCCCGATAGCTTGCTGTCCTGCGCCATCACCACGCAGTTGGCCCACGGTCAGCCCATGCAGGCCGCGGTGGCAAACGCCATCGCCTCGTGCGGCAATGCCGCGGCACGCTGGCTCCAGCCTGGCATGGGGCATCGCCTGATCGACCGGACCACGCCATGA
- a CDS encoding symmetrical bis(5'-nucleosyl)-tetraphosphatase, with protein sequence MTDSGNVWVIGDVQGCGQPLQALLQHPDLTADPDARYWFAGDLVNRGPDSLGSLRTVMALGDRAVTVLGNHDLHLLAVAAGRKKFGKSDTIHAILDAPDAPELLDWLRHRSLAHYEYGHLMVHAGVLPAWTVAKTLALAGELEAALRGPNWKDTLERMYGNEPTGWKDDLAGSARMRVIVNALTRMRLCNSHGHMEFAHKGPPVKDGGLMPWFDVPGRAITDDTVIFGHWSALGLMIRPDAICLDTGCVWGRQLTALRLSDHKLVQIPCSQYQQPHQD encoded by the coding sequence ATGACGGACAGCGGCAATGTTTGGGTGATAGGCGATGTACAGGGCTGCGGCCAGCCGCTGCAGGCGCTGCTGCAACATCCCGATCTGACAGCAGATCCTGATGCGCGCTACTGGTTCGCGGGCGACCTGGTGAACCGAGGGCCCGATTCCCTGGGCAGCTTGCGTACTGTCATGGCCCTGGGCGATCGGGCCGTCACCGTGCTGGGCAATCACGATCTGCACTTGCTTGCCGTGGCGGCAGGCCGCAAAAAGTTCGGCAAATCAGACACGATCCACGCCATACTGGACGCGCCCGATGCGCCGGAATTGCTGGACTGGCTGCGTCACCGTTCGCTAGCGCATTACGAATACGGGCACCTGATGGTGCACGCCGGTGTGCTGCCTGCGTGGACAGTGGCCAAAACGCTGGCGCTGGCCGGCGAACTGGAAGCTGCCCTGCGCGGACCCAACTGGAAAGACACGCTCGAGCGCATGTATGGCAACGAACCCACCGGCTGGAAGGATGACTTGGCGGGGTCCGCACGCATGCGGGTCATTGTCAACGCCCTGACACGCATGCGCCTTTGCAATAGCCATGGACACATGGAGTTTGCCCACAAGGGCCCGCCCGTGAAGGATGGCGGGCTGATGCCGTGGTTCGACGTACCCGGCCGCGCCATCACGGATGACACCGTCATCTTCGGCCACTGGTCCGCCCTGGGCTTGATGATACGCCCCGATGCGATCTGCCTGGACACCGGTTGCGTATGGGGCCGCCAACTGACCGCCTTGAGGCTATCGGATCATAAGCTGGTGCAAATACCCTGCAGCCAGTATCAGCAGCCTCATCAAGACTGA